The Oncorhynchus clarkii lewisi isolate Uvic-CL-2024 chromosome 29, UVic_Ocla_1.0, whole genome shotgun sequence genome contains a region encoding:
- the LOC139388421 gene encoding microtubule-associated protein 1B-like, which produces MATLVESADIETLSNSSNVMASPMSASLSHRFVDNKYYLLVVIGEMVTEDHLKCAIADIEKGIRSWDTNLIDCNLDQELKLFVSRHSARFSADVRGQRILHHKSSVLETVVLINPSDAAVGTEVCQMISDTARHKLLVLSGQCFEDTGELILQSGSFSFLNFIDIFTDPEIGELLITIHPANKASLALYCPEQGDWKNSNLDKHNLQDFINMKLNSPLILPEMEGLSEFTEYLSESVDIPSPFDMLEPPTSGGFLKLSKPCCYIFPGGRGDSALFAVNGFNMLINGGSDRKSCFWKLVRHLDRVDSILLTHIGDDNLPGINSMLQRKMAELEEEQSHGSQATGDWVKNLISPDIGVVFLNIPENIGKPAEPNFRVRKNIEEVAQTLHYLSKLNLRPEPLQRPVGNTIEPIILFQKMGVGKLEMYVLSPSKTSKDLQHFMKQWTGSEKDKASVLLPNGKESELPISYMTSISSLIVWHPSNPSEKIVRVLFPGNATQYHILEGLEKLKHLDFLKQPVVTQKELSSNLAPALKQAKLKHKTDSKESLKSVSRPSPSKSFKKESKEEAPEKAKTDAESAREKIQKFEKKEKPLVKKEKAKAPEKEVKAKAEPTHETPEKKKPEIKPKALKEKIIKKEPRKSVEKKNDEKEVNKEVAKEDEKLTSKKEETPKKEQKQETPKKEQKQETPKKEQKVNKEEVKKHILKKDKDFRRDSPMKVRKEEKKEQKKEDLKKDIKKPSMDVKNASSALGEGKKLAPKPKPLKKDDTTKKDFGSPFKSKGKPKVTKKDTKATDAKSAAAGAAAVTAGVVAATCAAEVLETERATMSSPEDLTKDFEELKEEEIVQEEEPVVVHREALLHSKESPEAEESLDEGITTTEHEGESRETPEEQEHKGKLSCSGSEKFEDEGTGLDYEKKGETEEVHEPMRREMDKHAEDSEDKDSEDEGADADQYVRDHNRNEREVQKLGLSVTHPHITSEPLSPAASIHDETLPAGSDDDEVASDDENRDEAYTATSGHTQSTIEISSVPTPMDEMSTPRDIMSDETTNDETEDSPSQDMARFGGTTLGDFERKRLSPLQDGPESDHSKSNATEGRDYHASASTISPPSSLEEDKEEGFKSDKFGLDSARLSSALSTTSPLIRSPSAPKGTFDSYPSGFAVPIELCTTLSGSSKAAAGSSTSPDDKTLEGTTSPHSSGHTPYFQSPVDEKYGSIPPANDHGPVIVEVTGDKEDSIRVSPMDDPIPDHTSPVEKVLSPMKSPPPVRGKTHFDLDQMLTIHLSQDEKKNGARDSNSVSSTNPFAGFKEESKMSISEGTTSDKSGSPVDEAVAEDTFSHVASASTTSLATSSFPEPTTDDVSPALHAEAGSPQSTEVEDSLSVSVVQTPTPFQEAEISPKGDSPRPMSISPDISPKTAKSKTPVQEPKSPEHSTMSFGQESPDHSLALDFNKQSPEHTYAGSLRATENGPTEVDYSPSEDNDLRPAEQCPPTMDKPMLFKENDSSHATSVSPSDASQSTPSTTTPCQMREMSPVLAQQMDKSPAIPSSSSYVCFTQKTEMSLGAETNPFKCGDSKSPVSPKVPSPSYLPLSSNLSDYQKCAGGSKDPDSSKKSPSSGSRTDVDLCLVTSCEYRHPKTELSPSFINPSPLEYFMNEENPLEEEKPLAKSDGGPPPPSSKLHAKQCEETPPTSISESAPSQTDSDVPPGTEECPSITADANIDSEDDSETLPTDRTLTYRHTDPPPVAPRDSAPSPAHPDVTMVDPEADKPPPDDNNQTKDKDSKAEGVEKAKKKKLTKTKSSSPARKTGLSKVKDSKVIASPKKSAGEGKDAKNATNTSASRGVKSATSGSGSGKAAAAMPVPNCPPTYMDLVYIPNHCSAKNVDAEFFKWVRSSYYVVSGNDQTAREPSKAVLDSLLEGKATWGNNMQVTLIPTHDSEVMREWYQETHEKQQDLNIMVLASSSTVVMQDESFPACKIEL; this is translated from the exons GTTTGTCAAATGATCTCAGACACAGCCAGACACAAGCTGCTGGTGCTTTCAGGACAATGCTTTGAAGACACAGGAGAGCTGATTCTGCAGTCCGGCTCATTCTCTTTCTTAAACTTCATAGATATATTCACAGACCCCGAG attgGTGAATTGCTCATCACTATTCACCCAGCAAACAAAGCAAGCCTAGCCCTCTACTGCCCTGAGCAAGGCGACTGGAAAAATTCAAACCTGGACAAACACAACCTACAAGATTTCATCAACATGAAGCTCAACTCACCCTTGATACTCCCAGAGATGGAAGGTCTCTCAGAGTTCACAGAATACCTGTCGGAGTCAGTAGATATCCCATCGCCATTTGACATGTTGGAGCCACCAACCTCTGGTGGTTTCCTGAAGCTCTCAAAACCATGCTGCTACATCTTCCCCGGCGGCCGCGGCGACTCAGCCCTCTTTGCGGTGAACGGGTTCAACATGCTTATCAACGGGGGCTCCGACCGTAAGTCCTGCTTCTGGAAGCTGGTGAGACACCTAGACCGGGTAGACTCCATCCTCCTGACCCACATCGGGGATGACAACCTGCCTGGCATCAACAGCATGCTCCAGAGGAAGATGGCTGAGCTGGAGGAAGAGCAGTCCCATGGATCCCAAGCTACCGGCGACTGGGTGAAGAACCTCATATCCCCAGACATTGGAGTTGTGTTCTTGAACATTCCTGAGAATATAGGGAAGCCTGCTGAACCCAACTTCAGGGTGAGGAAAAACATTGAAGAGGTGGCACAAACTCTCCATTACCTGAGCAAGCTGAATCTGAGGCCCGAGCCTCTGCAGAGGCCGGTCGGGAACACAATCGAACCCATCATTCTGTTTCAGAAGATGGGTGTGGGGAAGCTTGAGATGTATGTGCTTAGCCCATCAAAGACCAGCAAGGACCTGCAGCACTTTATGAAGCAGTGGACAGGTAGTGAGAAAGACAAAGCCTCTGTTCTTCTGCCCAATGGAAAAGAATCAGAGCTCCCAATCTCTTACATGACCTCAATATCTTCATTGATCGTGTGGCACCCATCAAACCCTTCAGAGAAGATAGTGCGAGTTCTTTTCCCTGGAAATGCCACTCAGTATCACATTCTTGAAGGTTTGGAAAAACTAAAACACTTGGACTTTTTGAAGCAACCAGTTGTCACTCAGAAAGAGCTATCTTCTAACTTGGCTCCAGCCTTGAAGCAGGCAAAGTTGAAACATAAAACTGACAGCAAGGAGAGTCTGAAGTCAGTCTCAAGGCCATCACCAAGCAAAAGTTTCAAGAAGGAGTCAAAGGAGGAAGCTCCAGAGAAGGCAAAGACAGACGCAGAATCAGCTCGAGAAAAGATCCAAAAATTTGAGAAAAAAGAGAAACCTTTGGTGAAAAAGGAGAAAGCGAAGGCACCGGAAAAAGAAGTGAAGGCTAAAGCAGAGCCGACACATGAAACTCCAGAAAAGAAGAAGCCTGAAATTAAACCAAAAGCTCTTAAGGAGAAGATTATCAAGAAAGAACCCAGGAAGTCTgtagaaaaaaaaaatgatgaaaaGGAGGTAAACAAAGAAGTAGCGAAGGAAGATGAGAAGCTAACATCTAAAAAGGAGGAAACACCCAAAAAGGAACAGAAACAAGAAACACCCAAAAAGGAACAGAAACAAGAAACACCCAAAAAGGAACAGAAGGTAAACAAAGAAGAGGTAAAGAAACACATTTTAAAGAAAGACAAAGATTTCAGGAGAGATTCCCCAATGAAGGTAAGGAAGGAAGAGAAAAAGGAGCAAAAGAAAGAAGATCTAAAGAAAGACATAAAGAAGCCATCCATGGATGTAAAAAATGCTTCATCTGCATTAGGTGAAGGGAAAAAACTTGCACCAAAACCAAAACCTCTGAAAAAAGATGACACTACAAAGAAAGACTTTGGAAGCCCTTTTAAGTCCAAGGGGAAACCAAAAGTCACCAAGAAGGACACCAAAGCCACGGATGCTAAATCTGCTGCTGCAGGAGCTGCAGCTGTCACAGCAGGAGTGGTAGCTGCCACTTGTGCTGCGGAGGTCCTTGAGACAGAAAGAGCCACAATGTCTTCTCCAGAGGACCTCACCAAGGACTTTGAGGAGCTCAAAGAAGAGGAGATCGTTCAGGAGGAAGAGCCGGTGGTGGTCCACAGAGAGGCCCTCCTGCACTCTAAAGAGTCTCCTGAAGCAGAAGAGTCTCTGGATGAGGGGATCACAACCACTGAGCATGAAGGAGAAAGCAGGGAGACCCCAGAGGAACAGGAGCATAAAGGCAAGTTGAGTTGCAGCGGCAGTGAGAAGTTTGAAGATGAGGGAACTGGGCTAGATTATGaaaagaagggagagacagaagaggtCCATGAGCCAATGAGAAGGGAAATGGACAAGCATGCTGAGGATAGTGAAGACAAGGACTCTGAGGATGAGGGTGCGGATGCAGACCAATATGTAAGAGATCATAACAGAAATGAAAGAGAAGTACAGAAGCTGGGTCTGTCTGTGACACACCCTCACATAACATCTGAGCCTCTCTCTCCGGCTGCATCTATTCATGATGAGACCCTTCCAGCTGGCTCCGACGACGACGAAGTAGCCTCAGATGATGAGAACCGAGACGAGGCATACACTGCTACATCTGGCCACACCCAGTCAACTATTGAGATCTCCAGTGTGCCTACTCCAATGGATGAAATGTCCACTCCAAGGGACATTATGAGTGATGAAACCACTAACGATGAGACAGAGGATTCTCCCTCTCAGGACATGGCCAGGTTTGGAGGAACCACGTTAGGAGACTTTGAGAGGAAGAGGCTGTCTCCGCTACAGGACGGCCCAGAGTCAGACCATTCAAAGAGTAATGCCACTGAAGGCAGGGACTACCACGCTTCTGCGTCCACAATATCTCCACCATCGTCACTGGAAGAGGACAAAGAGGAAGGATTCAAGTCAGACAAATTTGGTCTTGATTCGGCAAGACTCAGCTCTGCACTCTCCACTACTTCTCCTCTCATACGCTCCCCTTCAGCTCCTAAAGGAACCTTTGACTCATACCCCTCTGGATTCGCTGTACCAATTGAGCTGTGCACAACACTTTCAGGATCATCAAAGGCAGCAGCAGGGTCTTCCACCAGCCCCGATGACAAGACATTGGAAGGAACCACCTCACCTCATTCCTCTGGTCACACACCTTACTTTCAGTCTCCTGTGGATGAGAAGTATGGCTCTATACCACCTGCAAATGACCATGGTCCTGTAATCGTAGAGGTTACGGGTGACAAAGAGGATTCCATCAGGGTCAGCCCCATGGATGACCCAATTCCAGACCACACCTCACCTGTAGAGAAGGTGCTCTCCCCAATGAAGAGCCCACCACCAGTAAGAGGAAAGACACACTTTGATTTAGATCAAATGTTAACAATACACTTGAGTCAAGATGAGAAGAAAAATGGAGCTAGAGACAGTAACTCAGTCTCATCCACAAACCCCTTCGCAGGTTTCAAAGAGGAGAGTAAAATGTCGATCTCAGAGGGAACCACGTCTGATAAATCGGGCAGCCCTGTTGATGAGGCTGTAGCAGAGGACACTTTTTCACATGTCGCCTCGGCTTCCACCACCTCACTGGCCACCAGCTCATTCCCAGAGCCTACGACAGATGACGTTTCCCCTGCTCTCCACGCTGAAGCCGGCTCCCCTCAATCAACGGAGGTGGAGGActccttgtctgtctctgtggttcAGACTCCAACCCCCTTCCAGGAGGCAGAGATCTCTCCCAAGGGGGACAGCCCCAGGCCCATGTCAATCTCTCCAGACATCTCACCAAAGACGGCCAAATCAAAGACACCAGTACAGGAGCCCAAATCCCCGGAACATTCGACTATGTCATTTGGTCAGGAGTCCCCTGACCACTCATTAGCCCTGGACTTCAACAAACAGTCTCCAGAGCACACCTATGCAGGCAGCTTGCGCGCCACGGAGAATGGGCCGACAGAGGTGGACTACAGCCCGTCAGAGGACAATGATTTGAGACCCGCTGAGCAGTGCCCACCCACTATGGACAAGCCTATGCTCTTCAAAGAGAATGACTCAAGTCACGCCACCTCTGTGTCCCCTTCAGATGCATCCCAATCCACCCCCTCGACCACTACACCTTGTCAGATGAGGGAAATGTCACCTGTCTTAGCCCAGCAGATGGACAAATCCCCTGCCatcccctcttcatcctcctatGTTTGCTTCACACAGAAAACAGAGATGTCTCTGGGAGCAGAAACTAATCCCTTCAAATGTGGAGATTCCAAATCCCCTGTCAGTCCCAAGGTTCCCTCCCCATCCTACCTTCCACTCTCCTCAAACCTCTCTGACTATCAGAAGTGTGCAGGTGGCTCCAAGGATCCAGACTCCTCCAAGAAGAGCCCTTCTTCTGGTTCCAGAACAGATGTTGACCTATGCTTGGTGACTTCCTGTGAATACCGACACCCTAAGACAGAGCTGTCCCCCTCCTTCATAAACCCCAGTCCCCTGGAGTACTTCATGAATGAGGAGAACCCTCTGGAGGAAGAGAAGCCCCTGGCTAAGTCAGATGGAGGACCTCCACCCCCCAGCAGTAAACTACACGCTAAGCAATGTGAAGAGACTCCACCAACCTCCATCAGTGAATCTGCCCCGTCCCAGACAGATTCGGATGTTCCCCCTGGGACTGAGGAGTGCCCTTCAATTACTGCAGATGCAAACATAGACTCTGAGGATGATTCTGAGACACTTCCCACTGACAGAACCCTaacgtacagacacacagatcCTCCTCCCGTGGCCCCCAGGGACTCTGCTCCGTCTCCAGCCCACCCAGATGTCACCATGGTGGATCCGGAGGCCGACAAGCCACCCCCTGACGACAACAACCAGACCAAGGACAAGGACTCAAAGGCAGAGGGAGTTGAAAAAGCTAAGAAGAAGAAGCTCACCAAGACCAAGTCCTCCTCTCCGGCCAGAAAGACTGGGCTCTCAAAAGTAAAGGATTCAAAAGTAATAGCCTCTCCCAAAAAGAGTGCAGGAGAAGGGAAAGATGCCAAAAATGCCACCAATACCTCTgcgtcaaggggtgtgaaaagTGCCACATCAG GTTCAGGTAGTGGAAAGGCGGCAGCGGCAATGCCCGTACCCAACTGCCCTCCCACATACATGGACCTGGTTTACATCCCAAACCACTGCAGTGCCAAGAATGTGGATGCAGAGTTCTTCAAATGGGTCAGGTCCTCCTACTATGTAGTCAGTGGCAATGACCAGACGGCCCGGGAGCCCAGCAAAGCTGTCCTGGACTCACTGCTGGAGGGCAAAGCCACGTGGGGAAACAACATGCAG GTGACCCTGATCCCGACCCATGACTCAGAGGTGATGAGGGAGTGGTACCAGGAGACTCACGAGAAGCAGCAGGACCTGAACATAATGGTGCTGGCCTCCAGCTCCACCGTGGTCATGCAGGATGAGTCCTTCCCCGCCTGCAAGATAGAGCTGTGA
- the LOC139388615 gene encoding pentatricopeptide repeat-containing protein 2, mitochondrial isoform X1, producing MALGRISVCFRVLLHDIPSKGLCRGLIQSDCMTCRVGAKRHLLSEDVVKLQEFQQRKLAVAHQVSGSKSHYIEVFNQKLMKKQLVLKDELKLLLHLCQSAEDMVTARGAIYRYHEENRNVAFGEFKFGPLFMRLCYELGLEEMAAATLTDKDLRGFFSDSTSFNIAIDMLFMKGLYESGLDVLRDMKNQGVPFNKDTFTLATGTCYKLNTPESYRICTALMEEGQTKGHMIPRHAYCFTVALALRQNDVEKAQSMFGQIMSTDSRICQNLKVLILAMAGAVKESLFILTLALGSSTTVFIKKPEFAQEVVDLVRLRSEDSPLMAGVEEAVSRLQNAGQVTQRSLDEMLCHTPTGKRRMPIGMMEERLISRRTLRPLQSTLLSE from the exons ATGGCGCTTGGAAGAATCAGTGTCTGCTTCCGAGTACTGCTTCATGATATTCCCTCAAAGGGATTATGTCGTGGCCTCATACAATCGGACTGTATGACATGCAGGGTAGGAG CAAAAAGGCATCTGCTGTCAGAGGATGTTGTCAAGCTACAAGAATTTCAGCAGCGGAAACTGGCAGTGGCTCATCAAGTGTCCGGATCAAAAA GTCATTATATTGAGGTATTTAATCAGAAGCTGATGAAGAAACAGCTAGTATTGAAGGATGAGTTAAAGCTGCTTCTACACCTTTGCCAATCTGCAGAGGACATGGTCACAGCCAGAGGTGCCATCTACAG GTACCATGAGGAGAACAGAAACGTAGCATTTGGAGAGTTTAAGTTTGGTCCTCTCTTCATGAGGCTGTGCTATGAACTGGGGCTGGAGGAGATGGCTGCTGCCACACTGACAGACAAG GATTTGAGAGGATTCTTCTCGGACTCCACCTCCTTCAATATTGCCATAGACATGCTGTTTATGAAAGGATTATATGAGA GTGGTCTGGATGTACTGCGAGACATGAAGAACCAAGGTGTGCCATTCAACAAGGACACGTTCACATTAGCAACTGGTACTTGCTATAAACTG AACACTCCAGAGTCCTATAGAATCTGTACTGCCCtgatggaggagggacagaccaaaggacacatgaTACCCAGGCACGCCTACTGCTTCACTGTGGCGCTAGCACTTAGACAG AATGATGTTGAAAAAGCACAATCCATGTTTGGTCAGATTATGAGCACTGACAGCAGAATATGCCAAAATCTCAAA GTTCTGATACTGGCTATGGCAGGAGCTGTAAAAGAATCCCTCTTCATCCTGACCCTAGCCTTGGGTTCTAGCACCACTGTCTTTATCAAGAAGCCTGAATTTGCACAGGAAGTG GTGGACCTGGTGCGTTTGCGGAGTGAGGACAGTCCTTTGATGGCGGGTGTGGAGGAGGCAGTGTCCCGTCTCCAAAATGCTGGTCAGGTGACACAACGGAGCCTGGATGAAATGTTGTGTCACACCCCCACGGGGAAGAGGAGGATGCCCATAGGAATGATGGAGGAGAGATTGATCAGCCGGAGGACTCTGAGGCCCCTGCAGTCCACTCTGCTCTCAGAGTGA
- the LOC139388615 gene encoding pentatricopeptide repeat-containing protein 2, mitochondrial isoform X2, translated as MSWPHTIGLYDMQAKRHLLSEDVVKLQEFQQRKLAVAHQVSGSKSHYIEVFNQKLMKKQLVLKDELKLLLHLCQSAEDMVTARGAIYRYHEENRNVAFGEFKFGPLFMRLCYELGLEEMAAATLTDKDLRGFFSDSTSFNIAIDMLFMKGLYESGLDVLRDMKNQGVPFNKDTFTLATGTCYKLNTPESYRICTALMEEGQTKGHMIPRHAYCFTVALALRQNDVEKAQSMFGQIMSTDSRICQNLKVLILAMAGAVKESLFILTLALGSSTTVFIKKPEFAQEVVDLVRLRSEDSPLMAGVEEAVSRLQNAGQVTQRSLDEMLCHTPTGKRRMPIGMMEERLISRRTLRPLQSTLLSE; from the exons ATGTCGTGGCCTCATACAATCGGACTGTATGACATGCAGG CAAAAAGGCATCTGCTGTCAGAGGATGTTGTCAAGCTACAAGAATTTCAGCAGCGGAAACTGGCAGTGGCTCATCAAGTGTCCGGATCAAAAA GTCATTATATTGAGGTATTTAATCAGAAGCTGATGAAGAAACAGCTAGTATTGAAGGATGAGTTAAAGCTGCTTCTACACCTTTGCCAATCTGCAGAGGACATGGTCACAGCCAGAGGTGCCATCTACAG GTACCATGAGGAGAACAGAAACGTAGCATTTGGAGAGTTTAAGTTTGGTCCTCTCTTCATGAGGCTGTGCTATGAACTGGGGCTGGAGGAGATGGCTGCTGCCACACTGACAGACAAG GATTTGAGAGGATTCTTCTCGGACTCCACCTCCTTCAATATTGCCATAGACATGCTGTTTATGAAAGGATTATATGAGA GTGGTCTGGATGTACTGCGAGACATGAAGAACCAAGGTGTGCCATTCAACAAGGACACGTTCACATTAGCAACTGGTACTTGCTATAAACTG AACACTCCAGAGTCCTATAGAATCTGTACTGCCCtgatggaggagggacagaccaaaggacacatgaTACCCAGGCACGCCTACTGCTTCACTGTGGCGCTAGCACTTAGACAG AATGATGTTGAAAAAGCACAATCCATGTTTGGTCAGATTATGAGCACTGACAGCAGAATATGCCAAAATCTCAAA GTTCTGATACTGGCTATGGCAGGAGCTGTAAAAGAATCCCTCTTCATCCTGACCCTAGCCTTGGGTTCTAGCACCACTGTCTTTATCAAGAAGCCTGAATTTGCACAGGAAGTG GTGGACCTGGTGCGTTTGCGGAGTGAGGACAGTCCTTTGATGGCGGGTGTGGAGGAGGCAGTGTCCCGTCTCCAAAATGCTGGTCAGGTGACACAACGGAGCCTGGATGAAATGTTGTGTCACACCCCCACGGGGAAGAGGAGGATGCCCATAGGAATGATGGAGGAGAGATTGATCAGCCGGAGGACTCTGAGGCCCCTGCAGTCCACTCTGCTCTCAGAGTGA
- the LOC139388615 gene encoding pentatricopeptide repeat-containing protein 2, mitochondrial isoform X3: MKKQLVLKDELKLLLHLCQSAEDMVTARGAIYRYHEENRNVAFGEFKFGPLFMRLCYELGLEEMAAATLTDKDLRGFFSDSTSFNIAIDMLFMKGLYESGLDVLRDMKNQGVPFNKDTFTLATGTCYKLNTPESYRICTALMEEGQTKGHMIPRHAYCFTVALALRQNDVEKAQSMFGQIMSTDSRICQNLKVLILAMAGAVKESLFILTLALGSSTTVFIKKPEFAQEVVDLVRLRSEDSPLMAGVEEAVSRLQNAGQVTQRSLDEMLCHTPTGKRRMPIGMMEERLISRRTLRPLQSTLLSE, translated from the exons ATGAAGAAACAGCTAGTATTGAAGGATGAGTTAAAGCTGCTTCTACACCTTTGCCAATCTGCAGAGGACATGGTCACAGCCAGAGGTGCCATCTACAG GTACCATGAGGAGAACAGAAACGTAGCATTTGGAGAGTTTAAGTTTGGTCCTCTCTTCATGAGGCTGTGCTATGAACTGGGGCTGGAGGAGATGGCTGCTGCCACACTGACAGACAAG GATTTGAGAGGATTCTTCTCGGACTCCACCTCCTTCAATATTGCCATAGACATGCTGTTTATGAAAGGATTATATGAGA GTGGTCTGGATGTACTGCGAGACATGAAGAACCAAGGTGTGCCATTCAACAAGGACACGTTCACATTAGCAACTGGTACTTGCTATAAACTG AACACTCCAGAGTCCTATAGAATCTGTACTGCCCtgatggaggagggacagaccaaaggacacatgaTACCCAGGCACGCCTACTGCTTCACTGTGGCGCTAGCACTTAGACAG AATGATGTTGAAAAAGCACAATCCATGTTTGGTCAGATTATGAGCACTGACAGCAGAATATGCCAAAATCTCAAA GTTCTGATACTGGCTATGGCAGGAGCTGTAAAAGAATCCCTCTTCATCCTGACCCTAGCCTTGGGTTCTAGCACCACTGTCTTTATCAAGAAGCCTGAATTTGCACAGGAAGTG GTGGACCTGGTGCGTTTGCGGAGTGAGGACAGTCCTTTGATGGCGGGTGTGGAGGAGGCAGTGTCCCGTCTCCAAAATGCTGGTCAGGTGACACAACGGAGCCTGGATGAAATGTTGTGTCACACCCCCACGGGGAAGAGGAGGATGCCCATAGGAATGATGGAGGAGAGATTGATCAGCCGGAGGACTCTGAGGCCCCTGCAGTCCACTCTGCTCTCAGAGTGA